From the Phyllobacterium sp. T1293 genome, the window GATGTCATGGATGCGGTGCTGGTCAAGGCGCGGGAAGTCGGTGCCGACAGGACCATCAATGTGGCTGAACATCCGGAACAACTCGCCGCTTATTCTGCCAACAAAGGGTCATTTGATGTGATGTTTGAAGCATCCGGGAATGAAAGGGCGCTGCGCGCCGGGCTGGAGGTGCTGCGTCCGCGCGGGATTCTCATGCAGCTTGGTCTTGGCGGCGACATCTCCATTCCGCAGAACATGATTGTTTCGAAGGAAATCGACCTGCGTGGCTCTTTCCGCTTTCACGAGGAATTCGCACTGGCGGTTGACCTGATCGGCCGGAAGGTGGTCGATGTAAAGCCGCTGCTGACAGGCATTTTCAAGCTCGATGAAGCGGTCACAGCTTTTGAAACTGCGGGTGATCGCAGCCGTTCGATGAAGGTGCAATTGGCCTTTGGCTGACATTCGCACCCGGAATGCGGCAAATGTTCCCAAATGTTCCCAAATGCTCGTTGAAACCGCTTTTCGCTATGCTAAGGTCCGGCACCACTTCCCCTTTGATAGAGCGTTGATGCTTTCGAGCGTATCGCCGAGGGTTTGTGCAGAGTTTTCGGGAGAAGGCCTGACAAAGGCTACATCGTGACGGCGATCCTGTGCCGTCATCAGGAAGGACAGAAAGAACAATGACATTGCACCAGAATCTGATTGACGGCGCTTGGACCGGCGGCGACGCCATTGCCAACATTAATCCTTCCAATACCAATGATGTCGTTGGCGAATATGCGCGGGCAACGGCCGAAGACACATTGAATGCCATTGCGGCGGCGAAGGCAGCTTTCCCGGCATGGTCACGCTCCGGCATTCTTGAGCGCCATGCGATCCTGCGCAAGACCGCCGACGAGATCACCGCCCGTAAGGATGAGATCGGCCGCCTGTTGTCACGCGAAGAAGGCAAGACATTGGCCGAAGGTATCGGCGAGACGGTGCGCGCTGCTCAAATCTTTGATTTCTTCGCCGGAGAAGTTCTGCGTCTGGCGGGTGAGGTCCTGCCGAGCGCGCGCCCGAATATTGGTGTTGAAATCACCCGCGAGCCAGTCGGCGTTGTTGGCATTATCACTCCATGGAATTTTCCCATCGCCATTCCCGCCTGGAAGATTGCTCCAGCATTGGCCTATGGCAATACAGTCGTGTTCAAGCCAGCTGATCTGGTGCCGGGCTGCTCCTGGGCGATTGTCGACATATTGCACCGCGCCGGTCTGCCAAAGGGTGTGCTCAACCTTGTCATGGGCAAGGGTTCGGTGGTTGGCCAGACCATTCTCGACAGTGCCGATGTGAATGCCATCACCTTCACCGGCTCGGTTGGCACGGGCAAACGCGTCGCCGCTGCCTCCATTGAACATATGCGCAAGTTCCAGCTGGAAATGGGCGGCAAGAACCCCTTCGTTGTGCTTGATGATGCGGATTTGAACGTCGCCGTGGAAGCAGCTGTTAACAGCGCCTTCTTCTCGACAGGTCAGCGCTGCACGGCGTCCTCGCGTATTATTGTCACTGAAGGCATTCATGACCGCTTCGTTGCTGCGGCGACCGAGCGTCTGAAAGGCGTTATTGTTGACGATGCGCTGAAGGCCGGAACTCATATTGGCCCCGTGGTTGATCAGAGCCAGCTGAAGCAGGATGAAGACTATATTGCCATTGGCCAG encodes:
- a CDS encoding aldehyde dehydrogenase family protein yields the protein MTLHQNLIDGAWTGGDAIANINPSNTNDVVGEYARATAEDTLNAIAAAKAAFPAWSRSGILERHAILRKTADEITARKDEIGRLLSREEGKTLAEGIGETVRAAQIFDFFAGEVLRLAGEVLPSARPNIGVEITREPVGVVGIITPWNFPIAIPAWKIAPALAYGNTVVFKPADLVPGCSWAIVDILHRAGLPKGVLNLVMGKGSVVGQTILDSADVNAITFTGSVGTGKRVAAASIEHMRKFQLEMGGKNPFVVLDDADLNVAVEAAVNSAFFSTGQRCTASSRIIVTEGIHDRFVAAATERLKGVIVDDALKAGTHIGPVVDQSQLKQDEDYIAIGQSEGAKLAFGGERLTRDNPGFYLQPALFTEATNQMRISREEIFGPVASVIRVKDYEEALHTANDTLFGLSSGIATTSLKHATHFKRNAEAGMVMVNLPTAGVDFHVPFGGRKGSSYGPREQGKYAAEFYTTVKTAYTLA